The Populus alba chromosome 4, ASM523922v2, whole genome shotgun sequence genome contains a region encoding:
- the LOC118050738 gene encoding allene oxide synthase 3 encodes MFPPRSAVPLKPIPGSYGLPFFGAIKDRLDYFYNQGKDEFFSSRVEKYKSTVFKTNMPPGPFIAQNPRVIAVLDAISFPILFDTSKIEKFNVLDGTYLPSLSFTGGYRVCAYLDPSEPNHTSLKSLFMSVLASKHKDFVPLFRTCLSQMFIDIEDEMGSKRTANFNDPSDAMSFNFVFRLFCEKDPSETKLGSEGPAMVDKWVGLQLVPLATIGLPKFLKYFEDLLIHTFPIPFFLVKSDYKKLYDAFYASSSSFLDKAESFGIDRDEACHNLVFVAGFNAYGGMKAWFPTLIKWVGKAGEKLHSQLANEIRTVVKEEGGVTFQALEKMTLTKSVVFEALRIEPGVPFQYGKAKEDIVINSHDAAYEIKKGEMIFGYQPFATKDPKIFDHPEEFVGHRFVGEGENLLKYVYWSNGRETEDPTVGNKQCPGKDLVVLLSRLLVVELFLRYDTFTVETAVLPFGSSVTFTSLIKATST; translated from the coding sequence ATGTTTCCTCCTCGATCAGCAGTCCCATTGAAACCAATACCTGGTAGCTATGGCCTCCCTTTCTTTGGTGCCATCAAAGATCGTCTAGATTATTTCTATAACCAAGGGAAAGACGAGTTCTTCAGCTCCCGTGTTGAGAAATACAAGTCCACAGTTTTCAAAACCAATATGCCTCCTGGCCCTTTTATTGCTCAAAATCCGAGAGTCATTGCTGTTCTTGATGCAATATCATTCCCGATCCTCTTTGACActtccaaaattgaaaaatttaacgTTCTTGATGGCACTTACTTGCCCTCCTTGTCTTTCACTGGAGGATACCGAGTTTGTGCGTATCTTGATCCTTCTGAGCCTAATCACACCTCTCTCAAATCCCTTTTCATGTCTGTCCTCGCATCCAAGCACAAGGACTTCGTCCCCCTTTTTAGGACTTGCTTGTCTCAAATGTTCATCGACATTGAAGATGAAATGGGTTCTAAAAGGACAGCAAATTTCAATGACCCCAGTGATGCAATGTCTTTCAACTTCGTCTTTCGTCTATTCTGCGAAAAAGATCCCTCTGAAACAAAGCTTGGATCGGAAGGACCTGCCATGGTAGATAAATGGGTCGGCTTACAGCTTGTTCCACTTGCAACCATAGGATTACcaaagtttttgaaatattttgaagatctTTTGATACACACATTTCCAATACCATTTTTCTTAGTAAAGTCTGATTATAAGAAGCTTTATGATGCATTTTATGCGTCTTCGAGTTCGTTTCTAGACAAAGCTGAGAGTTTTGGAATTGACAGAGATGAAGCTTGCCATAACCTAGTGTTTGTTGCTGGTTTTAACGCTTATGGGGGCATGAAAGCTTGGTTTCCTACTTTGATCAAGTGGGTTGGCAAGGCAGGAGAGAAGTTACACAGCCAACTTGCGAATGAAATCAGGACCGTTGTTAAAGAGGAAGGTGGGGTCACCTTCCAGGCCCTGGAAAAGATGACTTTGACCAAATCAGTAGTTTTTGAAGCCTTAAGGATTGAACCCGGGGTCCCATTCCAATACGGGAAGGCTAAGGAGGACATTGTGATCAACAGTCATGATGCAGCTTATGAGATCAAGAAAGGTGAGATGATCTTTGGATATCAGCCGTTCGCTACAAAGGATCCTAAGATTTTCGATCATCCTGAGGAGTTTGTGGGGCATAGGTTTGTGGGAGAAGGAGAGAATCTATTGAAGTATGTTTACTGGTCAAACGGGCGGGAGACGGAGGATCCAACTGTGGGGAATAAGCAATGTCCTGGGAAGGATCTAGTGGTGCTCTTGTCTAGGCTATTGGTGGTGGAGCTTTTCCTCCGATATGACACGTTCACGGTGGAGACGGCTGTGTTACCGTTTGGATCATCAGTGACATTTACTTCATTGATCAAGGCCACAAGCACTTGA
- the LOC118050739 gene encoding cold-regulated 413 plasma membrane protein 1, with amino-acid sequence MRRDQEMASGLITSDFQDFANAAKKLANHAIKLGGLGFGTTFLEWIASFAAIYLLILDRTNWKTNILTGLLIPYIFFTLPSILFNVLRGEVGKWIAFVALILRLFFPKHFPDWLELPSALILLIAVAPSLFANTVRNDWIGLVICLAIGCYLLQEHIRACGGFRNSFTKANGISNIVGIILLFVYPAWAIVLDIL; translated from the exons ATGAGGAGGGATCAAGAAATGGCAAGTGGATTGATTACTTCTGATTTTCAAGACTTTGCTAATGCTGCTAAGAAGCTAGCTAATCATGCTATCAAGCTTGGCGGGTTAGGATTTGGTACCACTTTTCTTGAATGGATCGCTTCTTTTGCTGCAAT TTATCTATTGATCTTGGATCGAACGAACTGGAAAACGAACATTCTTACTGGACTCTTAATCCCCTACATTTTCTTTACTCTTCCTTCAATATTGTTCAACGTGCTCAG GGGAGAGGTTGGAAAATGGATTGCTTTCGTTGCTCTTATATTGCGTCTTTTCTTCCCAAAACATTTCCCAG ATTGGCTTGAATTGCCTAGTGCTCTGATTCTTCTAATAGCGGTGGCTCCCAGTTTGTTTGCGAACACGGTAAGGAATGATTGGATTGGTTTGGTCATATGTTTAGCCATTGGATGTTATTTGCTCCAAGAACACATCCGGGCATGTGGCGGGTTTAGAAACTCCTTCACAAAAGCAAATGGCATATCCAACATTGTTGGCATAATACTTCTGTTTGTTTATCCTGCCTGGGCAATTGTGCTTGATATCCTTTGA
- the LOC118050736 gene encoding allene oxide synthase 3, protein MSPSSSSSSESKLPMKPIPGDYGIPFFGAIRDRLDYFYNQGKDEFFKTRIQKHNSTVIKTNMPPGPFIAKNPKVIAVLDAISFPILFDTSKVEKYNVLDGTFLPSLSFSGGYRVCAYLDPSETKHTALKSYFMSVLASKHSEFIPLFRTCLSQLFISIEDGIASQKKANFNSPCQVMSFDYIFRLFCGKDPSETAIGSKGPAIADKWLALQLGPLFTLGLPKFLKYVDDLLLHTFKLPFFLVKSDYYKLYDVFYASSGPILDKSESFGVTREEACHNLVFLACFSTYGGLKVWFPALIKWVGLAGEKLHRQLADEIRTVVKEEGGVTIQAMDKMVLTKSVVYEAFRIEPPVPFQYAKAKEDIVVESHHAAYKIKKGEMIFGYQPFATKDPEVFDDAEEFVGHRFVGEGEKLLKYVYWSNGRETVDPTVEDKQCPGKDMVVLLSRLMLVEFFLRYDTFTVETAVLPIGSSVTFTSLGKATSI, encoded by the coding sequence ATGTctccttcttcctcctcctcttctgaATCAAAACTCCCGATGAAGCCGATCCCTGGTGATTATGGCATCCCTTTCTTCGGTGCAATCAGAGATCGTCTAGACTATTTCTATAACCAAGGTAAAGATGAGTTCTTTAAAACACGCATCCAAAAGCACAACTCCACGGTCATCAAAACCAACATGCCTCCCGGCCCTTTCATCGCCAAGAACCCCAAAGTCATTGCTGTCCTTGATGCAATTTCATTTCCGATCCTCTTTGACACTTCTAAAGTTGAAAAGTACAACGTTCTTGATGGCACTTTCTTGCCTTCTTTGTCCTTCTCTGGAGGATACCGTGTCTGTGCCTATCTTGACCCTTCTGAGACCAAACATACCGCTCTCAAATCCTACTTTATGTCTGTGCTTGCGTCCAAGCACAGTGAGTTTATTCCTCTCTTTAGAACCTGCTTGTCACAACTGTTCATCAGCATTGAGGATGGCATAGCGtctcaaaagaaagcaaatttcAACAGCCCTTGTCAGGTCATGTCTTTCGACTACATTTTTCGTCTCTTTTGCGGTAAAGACCCGTCTGAGACCGCGATTGGGTCGAAGGGACCGGCCATTGCTGATAAATGGCTGGCTCTACAACTCGGACCACTTTTTACCCTAGGATTACCTAAGTTCttgaaatatgttgatgatctATTGCTGCATACATTTAAATTACCATTCTTCTTAGTAAAATCTGATTACTATAAGCTTTACGATGTGTTTTATGCGTCTTCGGGTCCGATTTTGGACAAATCTGAGAGTTTCGGGGTTACAAGAGAGGAAGCTTGCCATAATCTTGTGTTTCTCGCTTGTTTTAGTACTTATGGAGGCTTAAAAGTCTGGTTTCCTGCTTTGATCAAATGGGTTGGCCTGGCGGGAGAAAAGCTGCACCGTCAGCTCGCAGATGAAATCAGGACCGTTGTTAAAGAAGAAGGTGGGGTCACTATCCAAGCGATGGATAAGATGGTTTTGACAAAATCTGTTGTTTATGAAGCTTTCAGGATTGAACCTCCGGTTCCATTCCAGTACGCTAAGGCCAAGGAAGATATTGTGGTCGAAAGTCATCACGCGGCCTATAAGATCAAGAAAGGTGAAATGATCTTTGGATATCAGCCGTTCGCCACGAAGGATCCTGAGGTTTTTGATGATGCTGAGGAGTTTGTGGGGCATAGGTTTGTGGGGGAGGGAGAGAAGCTATTAAAGTATGTTTATTGGTCAAACGGGCGTGAGACTGTGGATCCAACGGTGGAGGATAAGCAATGTCCAGGGAAGGATATGGTAGTGCTTCTGTCTAGGCTAATGTTGGTGGAGTTCTTCCTCCGTTACGACACGTTTACCGTGGAGACGGCAGTTTTGCCGATTGGATCATCCGTGACTTTCACCTCGCTGGGTAAAGCCACCAGCATTTGA
- the LOC118050740 gene encoding mitochondrial import receptor subunit TOM6 homolog translates to MFPGMFMRKPDKAEALKQLKSHVTMFGAWVVVLRVTPYVLHYLSDEKDELKLEF, encoded by the coding sequence ATGTTTCCAGGAATGTTTATGAGAAAACCAGACAAAGCAGAGGCTTTGAAGCAGTTGAAATCACACGTGACCATGTTTGGTGCCTGGGTTGTTGTGCTCCGTGTCACTCCTTATGTTCTTCATTACCTCTCTGATGAAAAAGATGAGCTCAAGCTCGAGTTCTAG